The proteins below are encoded in one region of Chiloscyllium punctatum isolate Juve2018m chromosome 9, sChiPun1.3, whole genome shotgun sequence:
- the mrps31 gene encoding small ribosomal subunit protein mS31, with protein MQRLLVKVLLKAGVRGSGGRASGNPGREACRFCRLTGTGQRNIFTCSALLKDDEPKPCSTPGQQKDSEERTSATAGKSDLLNIIGGMKVEVSSKKKFQALRTQRLNNEAKNQPEGVESARSMFQKVNEDIKSECKKTLNPDLVAAASAVASSMPYNKKQIESELLKQLRKHESETEAQKNGEASNIGDIIADMKIGKRPGARAGIRTVSQIRFDDDGQGYTPDRGVTSEFNAMRKRKGLFTGKKLNIFPTHANDSEDVPETVSLPSLWDTELANQIAAATEQLPRNGFEEMIRWTKEGKLRQFPINNETGMEAEEGVEFHEHIFLEKHLKGFPEQGPVRHFMELVVNGLSKNPYLTVQQKSEHIEWFRQYFHDKEDILKETEVYIN; from the exons ATGCAGCGGCTGCTGGTGAAGGTGTTACTGAAAGCTGGGGTGAGAGGCTCGGGCGGTCGGGCCTCTGGCAACCCCGGGAGGGAGGCCTGCCG TTTCTGCAGGTTGACTGGAACTGGTCAAAGAAATATCTTCACCTGTTCTGCTTTGCTCAAAGATGATGAACCTAAGCCTTGTTCTACCCCTGGACAGCAGAAAGATTCTGAAGAAAGAACATCTGCTACAGCAGGGAAGAGTGACTTATTGAACATAATAGGTGGCATGAAAGTAGAAGTCAGCTCAAAgaaaaagttccaagcattgaGAACACAGAGACTAAACAATGAGGCAAAGAATCAGCCAGAAGGTGTGGAGAGTGCACGGAGCATGTTTCAGAAAGTGAATGAAGATATCAAAAGTGAATG TAAGAAGACATTAAATCCAGACCTTGTTGCAGCAGCTTCAGCGGTTGCATCTTCTATGCCCTACAATAAGAAACAGATTGAGTCAGAACTGCTTAAACAACTCAGGAAGCATGAGTCGGAAACTGAAGCCCAGAAAAATGGCGAAGCCAGCAACATTGG TGATATCATTGCGGACATGAAGATTGGGAAGCGTCCTGGTGCACGTGCTGGGATAAGAACAGTCAGTCAAATCCGCTTTGATGACGATGGGCAAGGATATACTCCTGATCGAGGTGTCACAAGTGAATTTAATGCAATGAGGAAGAG GAAAGGACTGTTTACTGGGAAGAAACTAAACATTTTTCCTACACATGCTAATGATTCTGAGGATGTGCCAGAAACTG TGTCTCTGCCATCACTATGGGACACTGAACTGGCCAATCAAATAGCAGCTGCGACAGAACAATTGCCTCGAAATGGGTTTGAAGAGATGATCCGCTGGACAAAGGAAGGAAAACTCAGGCAGTTTCCTATTAACAATGAAACTG GAATGGAAGCTGAGGAAGGCGTGGAATTCCATGAGCACATATTTCTGGAGAAACATTTGAAGGGATTTCCAGAACAAGGACCAGTACGCCATTTCATGGAGCTGGTTGTCAATGGGTTATCTAAGAATCCATACTTAACGGTACAACAAAAAAGTGAACACATAGAATGGTTTCGTCAGTATTTCCATGACAAAGAAGATATTTTGAAGGAAACTGAAGTATACATTAATTGA